ACCTTCGCTGTTGCGCTGGTACTGACGCTGTTTGATCTGGATGCGGTTGATGAGTTCGCTCATCGCCGCCTCCGTGTATTTGTCCTGGTTGGCCTGCGCTTCCGCCTGGAGCTTGGCGATTTCTTTCTCCAGCTGCGCCAGTTCTTCCTGCCTCGGGCCGAACCGCGCCTTGAGATCGGCCTCCGCCTGCTTGATCTCGGCCGTGTCCTGCAGGGCTTTCTGCAGGTTGACGGTGCCAATCTTCACCTGGCCAGAGGCGGCGCCCGCCAACAGCACGAGGCCTGCCGCCAGCGCGCCCAGGCGCGCCCACATTCCATTCTTCGTCATCGGCTTGTTCTCTCCGCTTCCACGCTGCGGCTTCCGGTTTCAGCCCAGAACCGCCAGAATTTCGTCTTCCCGCAGCACCAGATATTCTTCGCCGTCGATCTTCACTTCGGTGCCGGACCACTTGCCCACAAGCACCTCGTCACCCGCCTTCACATCCAGCGCGGCGCGCTTGCCGTCTTTCAGAACCTTGCCATCGCCGACGGCCACGACCTTCGCCTTCTGCGGCTTCTCTTTCGCCGTGTCGGGGATCACGATGCCGCCGATCTTCTCTTCGCCCTCTTCGATCCGCTGAGCCAGCACACGGTCATGCAGAGGCCGGAACTTCATATCTCACTCCTTTGCAACCTGCATTGCCAGAGTCAGCTCCGCGCTCGCTTCAGGCCGGGGGCAGAGCTGTCGATTCTCACTTAGCATTGTAGAATCTCCCTCTGCTGACACTCAACACCGCCCCTCCGGCGGCGCGCCTGAAGAGCCGGAGACTCCAGCCTCTCGCGAGACACACATAGCCGGCGTGCTGCCGCTTCTTCTCTGCACTGTCCCGATGCGATGCGCGCGGCGGAGAATCGGTCCCGTGCAGGATTTCCGGCTGTCCCCGCTCCGGAAATCCGGCCCTGAACGGACATGGCCGCTCCCCCGATCGTTCGGCCGCGGCGGCCGATCCGTGCCCGGGCCGGCGGCGCCATCGGCTCAGCCGCTGCCCCCTGTGCCCGCTAATTCATTGCTAATCATAGACTTTTACTCAAGCCTAGCGCGCCTGTTTCTGGTATAATGGCAGATGTTGTTTGGCGCGGGCAGACGCCCGCGCTGGAAGCCTCCCAAGCGAGGCTGCCTGAGAGCTAAGGTTTGCAGCGACCGAAGAG
This DNA window, taken from Bryobacteraceae bacterium, encodes the following:
- the groS gene encoding 10 kDa chaperonin, which codes for MKFRPLHDRVLAQRIEEGEEKIGGIVIPDTAKEKPQKAKVVAVGDGKVLKDGKRAALDVKAGDEVLVGKWSGTEVKIDGEEYLVLREDEILAVLG